A window of Flavobacterium flavigenum contains these coding sequences:
- a CDS encoding glycoside hydrolase family 15 protein, with the protein MKNLNYGIIGNCRSAALVSDKGAIEWCCLPEFDSASVFAKILDQEIGGSFEIQVTDDYTITQKYIPNTSIVVTTFFNGTDAFEINDFMPRYRKEKGGYMAPPEIIRYFKKLSGNPSFRIIYDPRLDYASGVTSSYVKEHHIVSLTGTIKFDSLFLYSNLDLESIANGNEITLKGDSYLLMAYNEKIFIPTLTKINLEFERTKTYWLSWSDKTTEYKKYNEQIARSAITLKLLSYEKTGAVLAAATTSLPETIGEVRNWDYRFCWIRDASMVVKVISELGHKKLAKDYLQFIIDLVPNKDEKLQIMYGINKEKKLTEETLDHLSGYMGSKPVRIGNAAYSQRQNDIYGILMDVIYQQLISFSNDTENGEELWNITKGIVWVVNKHWQEPDKGIWEFRTEERHFTFSKILCWTAIDRAIKVARILGKKHKAEKWEPLAAAIKNDIMENAWNESVQAFTQSYGSNDLDTSVLLMESYGFIEAMDPKYVATVKAIERDLSNNGLLYRYKNKDDFGLPSSSFTICTFWFINSLYKIGEEKKAEKLFEKLLSYSNHLGLFSEDIDFETKRLLGNFPQAYSHLALIETAINLSNITHEEVVLDAIR; encoded by the coding sequence ATGAAGAATTTAAACTATGGTATAATTGGTAATTGTCGCAGTGCTGCATTGGTTTCGGATAAAGGAGCTATCGAATGGTGCTGCCTTCCAGAATTTGATTCTGCATCAGTATTTGCAAAAATATTAGATCAGGAAATTGGCGGAAGTTTTGAAATACAGGTGACTGATGATTATACAATTACCCAAAAATATATACCGAACACAAGTATAGTAGTAACAACCTTTTTTAATGGTACAGATGCTTTTGAAATTAACGATTTCATGCCGCGATACCGAAAAGAAAAAGGAGGATATATGGCGCCTCCGGAAATTATCCGGTATTTTAAAAAGCTATCAGGAAATCCTTCATTCAGGATAATTTATGATCCCCGTCTGGATTATGCATCAGGTGTGACAAGCAGCTATGTTAAAGAACACCATATTGTCAGCCTTACCGGTACAATAAAATTCGATTCACTTTTCCTGTACAGCAATTTAGATTTGGAAAGTATTGCCAACGGAAACGAAATCACACTTAAAGGTGACAGTTATCTGCTAATGGCTTATAATGAGAAAATTTTTATTCCAACGCTCACAAAAATAAATTTGGAGTTTGAACGAACCAAAACCTACTGGCTTAGCTGGAGCGATAAAACAACTGAATACAAAAAATACAATGAGCAGATTGCCCGTAGTGCCATTACGCTAAAATTACTCAGTTATGAAAAAACAGGCGCTGTTTTGGCTGCTGCCACAACTTCACTGCCGGAAACTATTGGCGAAGTGCGAAACTGGGATTACAGATTCTGCTGGATTAGGGATGCTTCGATGGTAGTGAAAGTGATTTCTGAACTTGGTCATAAAAAACTGGCTAAAGATTACCTGCAGTTCATTATTGATTTAGTTCCTAATAAAGATGAGAAACTGCAAATCATGTATGGCATCAATAAAGAGAAAAAACTGACCGAAGAAACACTCGATCATCTCAGCGGATACATGGGCAGCAAGCCGGTAAGAATTGGTAACGCAGCGTATTCTCAGCGTCAGAATGATATTTATGGTATTTTGATGGATGTGATTTACCAGCAGCTCATCTCTTTTAGTAATGATACTGAAAACGGCGAAGAACTCTGGAACATAACCAAAGGAATCGTTTGGGTTGTAAATAAGCACTGGCAGGAGCCTGACAAAGGAATCTGGGAATTCAGAACCGAGGAAAGACATTTTACATTCTCTAAAATATTATGCTGGACAGCCATAGACAGAGCCATCAAAGTTGCCAGAATATTAGGCAAAAAACACAAAGCAGAAAAATGGGAACCTTTGGCTGCTGCCATAAAAAATGACATCATGGAAAATGCCTGGAATGAATCGGTACAGGCTTTTACACAATCCTATGGCTCTAATGACCTTGATACTTCAGTACTGTTAATGGAAAGTTACGGTTTTATTGAAGCTATGGACCCAAAATATGTGGCAACAGTTAAAGCAATTGAGCGTGATTTAAGCAATAACGGACTTTTATACCGTTATAAAAACAAGGACGATTTTGGTCTTCCGTCTTCTTCTTTTACGATTTGTACTTTTTGGTTCATTAACAGCTTGTACAAAATTGGAGAAGAAAAGAAAGCGGAAAAACTTTTCGAAAAATTACTATCTTACAGTAATCATTTAGGATTATTCAGTGAAGATATCGATTTTGAAACCAAACGACTTTTAGGGAATTTCCCTCAGGCATATTCGCATTTAGCCCTTATAGAAACAGCTATCAATCTTTCTAATATTACTCATGAAGAGGTAGTGCTTGATGCGATACGATAA
- a CDS encoding DUF1810 domain-containing protein: MAYANNDLTRFLDAQNKLYLTAYSELKKGKKETHWMWFIFPQLKGLGKSTIAKYYALADLKEAEDFLNHPVLAKHLIEICKVLLEYKAKSIEAILGELDARKLRSSMTLFSQAENADPVFQEILDIFFLGYSDPLTLAKIAAPLEIAMAS; the protein is encoded by the coding sequence ATGGCTTACGCAAATAATGATTTAACACGCTTTTTAGATGCACAGAACAAACTTTATCTTACTGCTTACTCCGAATTAAAAAAAGGGAAGAAAGAAACGCACTGGATGTGGTTTATTTTTCCTCAGTTGAAAGGCTTGGGAAAAAGCACGATAGCAAAGTATTATGCACTTGCAGATCTTAAAGAAGCAGAAGATTTTTTAAATCATCCTGTCTTAGCGAAACATTTAATTGAAATTTGTAAAGTTTTATTAGAGTATAAAGCAAAATCGATTGAGGCTATTCTGGGAGAATTAGATGCGAGAAAGCTTCGTTCTTCAATGACACTTTTTTCTCAGGCAGAAAATGCAGATCCTGTATTTCAGGAAATACTGGATATTTTTTTCTTAGGGTATTCAGATCCGCTTACGTTAGCAAAAATAGCTGCACCATTAGAAATTGCTATGGCATCTTAA